GACGATCCCAGAGACCTTCCGGAGCGCGGCGTGGCACGGCGGCGCAGCCTAGCAGGTCCTCGAGAGCCGGCGCGACTCGCCGGTCGAGAGCGCAGATTTCGCGCGAATCGCCCCGCGCTGGGGCGCGGCGCCCCGCAGGGACGCGCGTCGGGCCGGCGGTCGCGACGCGGCACGGACGCTGCACCACGGAGCGCGATGAGTCCGACCAGACGCGCGATGCGCCCGAAGCGGCGGGGATGGATGAGGCTGACGAGCTGGGTCGGCCTGCGGCAGCTCGTCGAGAACCTGCGCGGGAGCTACTGGTTCATCCCCAGCGTGATGGCGTTCGGCGCGGTCTGCCTCGCCATCGCGAGCATCGCGCTCGACCGCACGCTGCCGCCCGACTGGCTGGGAGATCTCCGCCTCATCGGGCCGAACGGCCCCGAGGGAGCGCGAGCGGTGCTGACGACGGTCGCGGGCTCGATGATCGGCGTGGCCGGCGTGACGTTCTCGATCACCATCGCCGCCGTGGCCTACAGCGCCTCGCAGTTCGCGCCTCGTCTGCTCACGAACTTCATGCGCGACCGCGGCAACCAGCTGACGCTCGGCACCTTCGTGGCCGCGTTCCTCTATTGCCTCGTCGTGCTGCGGGCGGTGAACGAGGCGTGGGGCCCGGGCAGCGGAGAGGCCGCCGAGCCCTTCGTGCCGCAGATCGCCACGCTCGTTGCCCTCGCGCTCGCCGTCGCGGGCTGCGTCGTCTTCATCTACTACATCCACCACATCCCGCAGAGCATCCACATCTCGCGGGTGATCGCGCGAATCGGGGAGACCCTGAACGACCGGCTGCGTGAGTTCTTCCCCGAGGCGCTCGTGGAGCCGACGACGGCGCCGCCGATCCCGGTCGACGCGATCGAGATCCGCTCCGAGGTGGCCGGCTACATCCAGCGCATCGACCTCGATCACCTGACGGAGCTCGCGCGGCGGATCGACGCGGTGATCCATCTGCCCCACGCGGCGGGCGAGTTCGTGGCGGTGGGGCGCGTCATCGCGCGTGTGTCCGCGCGGGGTCTCGAGGAGGAGGTGCAGGCGCTGGCCGACTCCGTCCGCTCCGCCTTCGCGCTCGGCGCGCTCCGCACGCCGCGGGAGGACGTGCTCTTCCCGGCCACCGAGCTGCTCGAGATCGCGACCCGCGCGCTCTCGCCAGGCGTCAACGATCCGTTCACCGCCATCAGCTGCATCGACCGCCTCGGAGCGGCGCTGTCGGAGGTCGCGCGGCGAGGCGACGAGCACGGGCAGCGCTTCGACGAAGAGGGCACGCTCCGCGTCGTCGGCCGACCGCTGACCTTCGAGGTCTTCACCTCCGAGGTCCTCGACCGGCTCCGGCCCTACGTCGTCAGGGATCGCAACGCCGCCCTGCACCTGGCGAGCGCGCTGGTCGAGGTCGCCGAGGACGTGCGCACGCCATCGCGTCGAGCCGCGCTGCGCACGCAGCTGCTGTCGCTGCGCGAGGAGGCGAGCCCGCACCTCTGCCGCGCGGACGCCGACCGCATGGCGAGCCGCACCCGCGCCGCGCTCGAGGCGCTCGGCCCGCGCCCGCTCGCGCTCAGCGCGTGACCGGTCACGAGGGGTGAGCTAGAGACCTCGCCATGACCGAGCGCGCAGCCCGCATCGTCGACACCCTCGTGGCCCTGGACCCGCTGGCCGACCTGCCCCGCACGGGCTGGCTGCTGCGCGGCGTGCGTCCCTGCGAGTCCATCGCCGACCACAGCTACGGCGTCGCGCTCACCGTGATGCTGCTCGTGGACGCGCTGCGAGACGAGGGCGCGACCGTCGACGGGGAGAAGGCGCTCCGCATGGCGCTGGTGCACGACGCGCCCGAGGCGAAGACGGGCGACGTGCCCATGCCGCAGAAGACGCCCGCGATGGACGCCGCGCTCGAGGTGCTCGAGGAGGGCATCGTGGCGCGCACCCTCCCCGCGCGGCAGCAGGAGACGTGGCGCGAGATGGAGGACGGCGAGAGCCTCGAGGCGCGCGTGGTGAAGGCGGCCGACAAGATCCAGATGATGACGAAGGCGCTCGTCTACGGCCGACAGCGGCGCGGCGACCTGCACGAGTTCTGGAAGAACGACAAGAACTTCCGGGACCGGGAGCTGGCGGTGGCCAAGGAGTGCTTCGCGTTGCTGCAGGCGCGCCACGCGAGCGGCGAGTGGGAGCTCGGCCGCTGGTAGCGCTCAGGCCAGAGCGAGCGCGCCGAACGCGACGGCCAGCGGCAGCGACAGGAGCGCCGGCCCGCGCTGCCCGCGTCGCGCGAGCAGGTGCGCCACGCCCAGCGTGATCAGCCCCAGGAGCAGCGCGCTCGCGCCAGGGCCCAGCCCGAGCCCGGAGAGCGGCGCGCGGAGCGCGAACGCGCCCATCAGGGCGCCGAGCGAGACCAGCGACAGGCCGAGGCCCTCGCGCCGCCACACCAGCCACCCGGCCGCGCCGACGAGCACGAAGAGGAGCGCCCAGGCGGGCACGGCCAGCGCGCCTGGCAACATCGGGAAGGCGACCTCCCCGACCGCGGCGTCACCGGCCGCGAGCGCGATCCCGGTCGAGACGGCGAGCGCGCCCGCGTCGAGCATGGAGTCACCTGGGCTCTGCGCGGCTTGCTGCACGAAGGAGACGTAGGGCCGCTTCGGCCAGACGCCATCACCCCGTCTCTTCGAGCGTCTCGTCCCGCGACACGGGCGCGGGCAGCGCGGCGAACTTTCGCTCCTGGCGCTCCACCAGCGCGACCAGCTCCTCCTGCGTCACGCCGAGCCGCGAGGCGACCATGTAGGCGAGCGAGGTGGGCGCGACGCCGGGGACGAACTGGTAGGTGGGCTCGTCCTCGCGCAGCTCCACCTGCAAGAACTCCAGACGCTCCACGCGCCCCGCCGCCTCCAGCTCGCGCGCGGCGTCCAGGAAGTGCGTCGTGACCCAGACCTGCGGCCGCAGCCGCGGCAGCAGCGAGATCACCATCTCGAAGATCGCGATGCCCTCGCTCGGGTTGGTGCCGCTGCAGAGCTCGTCGAGGATGACCATCGAGCCCGGCTCGAGCTGCTCGAAGAGGCGCCGCACGCGCATCAGCTCCGTGCCGAGGCGGCCCTCCTTCTGATCGGCCGGCGCGCCCTCGATCAGGGAGACGAAGAGGGTCGGGGCGCGCGTGAGCTCCGCCGACGCGGCCGGCACGAAGAGCCCGCTCTGCCCGAGGAGCTGGGTGAGCGCGAGCGCCTGCATCATGCGCGTCTTGCCGCCCGAGTTCGGCCCCGTCACGAGCACCATCGAGTCGTGCCCGGACGTGTGCAGGTCGCAGGGCGTCGGCGTGATGTCCTGCAGGAGCAAGAGCGGGTTGAACATGCGCTCGATCGCGAGCGTCCCGCTCGGCGCGTCCGGCTCGGGGGTCGGGTGGATCGTCGGGAGGCAGACCGAGAGGCCCTCCTTCTCGCAGCGGTCCTTGAACCCGAGCGCGGCCAGGTAGAGCTCGACGTCGCCGATGAGGTCGAAGCAGGGGAGGATGACGTCCTCCAGCTCCTCGAAGACCTCGTCGATGACCTTCAGCAAGACCTCGTTCTCGGTGTACTCGTAGCCACGGAGCCACGAGAAGAGCCGGGACCAGACGCGGCGCCACGGAGACCAGAGCAGCGGGTTGTCGCTGTTCTCCTTGGCCTCGACGAGCTGGAAGTCGCGGATGCGACCGTCCGAGCCCAGGACCACGCGCACCTCGAGCAGCGCCATGTTGCGCTCGAAGTCGAGGATCTGCGCCAGCCGCGTGTAGACGTCGCGCGCGCGCACCTCGGCCGCGAACTCGTGCAGGCGAGACAGCGCGCTCGTCGCGTCCGCGAGCCCCTCGTCGGCCGCGTCGAGGAAGGTCTTGATCGCGTTGAGCACGTCGACCTTGCGCTTGATCGTCTCGCCGGGGGTCATCGCGCGCTCGTCCAGCAGGCTCCGCAGCTCCCGCAGGGCGACGTAGATCGTGCTGAGCGCCCCGCGCAACGCCGGCGTGGCCGCGAGCTCTCGCAACACCTCTTGCCTGAGCGCGACGTCCCGCTGGTCCTCGGGCGGGTGAGAGAGGAGCTTGACGAGGTGGGTCTGGCTCGGCACGAGCCGCTTCTTGCCGACCTCGATGAGAAAGCAGCTGGTCAACAGCTCCGGCAGGAAGAGCCCGCCCGCGAACGACTCCGGGTTCCAACGGCTGGGCGTGATCGGCGCGTCGTCGACCGCCTTGCCGAGCAGCCCGCCGGCGTCTCCGGACTCGAACGCGAAGCGGAGCGCGGAGCGGAGCAGCTCCTTGTCGATCGTGACGAGCGGATCGTGGTGGATCAGGTCCACCCACGCCTCGTCGACGTCGGGCGCGCGCAACGCGAGCGCGGCGCCTGTGGCGGCGCTGCGGGGCGCGTTCTCCTGGGAGTCCGCGACGAGCTGCATCATGGCGCGTCGCTCCACCAGGAGCCGCCGTCGTCGAGATCGTCGGCCCATCGAGCGGTCCATTGGTAGCACCGACGGTACGGCGTTGCGAGCGGGGTTCGGGGTCACGCGGAGGCTGACCACGCCCCGCGCGGAAGGTTCCGCGCCCTACCTGTCGAGCATGTCCTCGGCGTCGGGTCCCAGGGTGCGCACGAAGTCGCGCAGGGTCCGGCCGGGCTCGTCGACGAAGGGCTCGCCCAGCTCGAGGTCGTGCATGCGGTCGAGCCGGAAATTGCGGAAGTCCTCTCGCAGCTCGCACCACGCGGTCACCGTCCAGCTGACGCCCCAGAAGAAGGCGCCGAGCGGTCGCACCACGCGGAGGCGCCGATCGCCGTCCGCGCGCTCGTAGGACATGCTCAGCTTCTTGCGTTCGTTCATCGCCGTGCGGACGATCCAGAGCGCCTCGCTCGCGGCCCGCGCCGTCCGCGGCGCGAACAACGTCGCGTCTCGGAGCTTCGGCTCGAGGCGCTTGGGGAGCACCGCCATCACCTTGGAGAGCACGCGCTCGGCCGCCTTCGCGAGCCGCTCGTCGCCGAACGCGCCCGTCACGCGCGCGCCGAGCACCAGCGCCTCGACCTCCTCCTCGTCGAACATCAGCGGGGGCAGGTCGTAGCCGGCGCGCAGCGTGTAGCCCACGCCGGCCTCCCCTTCGATCGGCGTGCCGGTCGAGGCGAGGTCCCGGATGTCCCGGTAGATCGTGCGCTCGGACACCTCGAGCTGCTCCGCCAGCCAGCGCGCGGTGACCGCTCGCCTGCGGCGGCGCAGGAGCTGTATGATCTGGAAGAGACGGTCGGCGCGTCGCACAGCGGACCGAGGATAGCCGACGCGCCGATGCGGCGCCTTTCTCGCTGGAGCTCCGGTGACTCGAACTCTCTCGATGGCAGCCTTCGCGCTCTTCTCCACCCTCTTCTGCGCCATCGCGCCGACCCAGGCCCACGCGCAGCTGGTCCTCTGGATGGACGCCCGACCCGCTCACGTCGAGGCGCTCGAGGACGAGCTGGCGGGCGCGGGCTTCGACGTCGCGCAGGTCCTGCCGCCCAAGGCGACGACGCCCGAGGCGCGGCGCGAGGAGGCGCGCCGGCTCGCTCGCGCCACCCGCGCCGAGATCGCGCTCTGGCAGGAGCCCGATGGCGCGCTCCACGCCGTCGGGCCCCACGGCGCCCGCGCGGACGCCCCGATGCCGATCCACGCCGACGCGCGCGTCGCCGCGATCGTCGCGGCCCGACTGGTCGACGTGGTCTCCGCGGGCGCGCATCGGGGGCACGCGCTCGGCGAGCCGCGCCTGACGCCCCCGCCGCCCGAGCCGCGCGAGGTGCCCCTCGGCCGCGGCCCGCTCAGCGGCCCCTTCTTCGAGCTGGGCTGGTCGAGCGCGCTCATGGCGCACATGGGCTTGCTCGGCGCGGGCTTCTTCCCTCACGAGCACGTCCGGCTCGACGCGCGGATCCGCGGCGGCGCGGTCTTCACGCCCATCTCGCGGGGGGCCTTCATGTCGACCGGAGGCGTGTCCTACGCCGCCGACCGTCGTCAGGGCCGCTTCGAATTCGGGGTCGAGGGCGGCTATGGATTCCTCGGGGCCGACAACGACGCCGAAGGCCACCACATGGGCGTGCTCGGCGCCTCGTTCGGCTTCTCGTTCACCACCCGGCAGATCGAGCTGAGCGTGCGCTTCACCGCCTACCTCGGCAGCGACGGCGATCTCACCGTCCCGTTCGGGCTCGGCGACCTCGTGGTCCGCGTGTTCCCCTGATCGCGGATCAGAGGAAGCGCTTCAGCCAGGTCTTCCGCAGCACCCACACGAGGAGCATGGTGGCCGGGAAGGCCAGCGCGACGCGGAGCCAGCGCACGTCGTTCACCTCGACGAGGCACATCGCGGGCTTGACGATCCAGCCGTAGACGGCGGGGTGCAGGATGTACACGCCGAGCATCAGCGGGGTGAGCCGCCTGGTGTACGGGTCGGCCCGGTTGGGCAGCCAGGTCGCGAGCGCGAGCAGCCCGAAGCCCCCGGCGTGCCGGAAGGCGTAGACGCCGCTCCCCTCGTCGAGGCCCCACGCGATCACGCCGAGGCCGACGAACGCGAGCAAGAGGGTCGCGAGCAGCAGCCGCAGGCGCGGGAGCGAGCGCTCGAACGCCAGCGCGCGGCCGAGCACGAAGCCGAGCGGGATGGCCGGGAGGCTGAAGATCCACTGCGCGTACGGCCACTCGCTCACCCCGAACGCGGGCGCGAGCAGGACGGCGAGGCCCGCGAGGCCGAGCGCGACCACGGGCGCGACCTTGGACGTGCCGACCGCCCGGTGCGCGGCGTGCGCCGCCAGCCCCGCCACGAGGATGAAGGGCAGGAACCAGAGGTGGATGCGAGGCCCGTAGAAGAGCATCGACGGCTCGAGCCAGCCGAAGGGCGGGAGGCCGCTCATCCAGCACGAGAGCGCGCGCAGCCCGACGAAGACCACGGCCCAGAACGCCCAGGGGAGAAGGATCCGGGGGATCCGCCGCTCCAGGAAGCGCGCCGTGCTCGGCGCCTGCGGCTTCGACACCCCGAGCGCGACGGACAGGAGCAGGAACAGCGGGAGACCCCAGCCGAAGAACGCGTGGTCCCCGGTGAAGTGCATGAACACCGTGTCCAGCGCGGCCACCACGCGCAGCCGATCCCAGCTCTCGAGGTGGAGCCGAGACGACGTCGACGGTGACGCTGAAGCGCGGAGGGTGGCGGCGAGGGCCCGCATGGAAGCGCGAGGTTGACACGTTTCTCCCGCGAGGCGAGCCGCGCGCAGAATCGCCATCGAGTGCACTGAACGGTTGACCTCGGGCGCTTCAGGCGTCACACGGAAGGGTCCGCGCCCTCGACACGACGTTCGAGGTGCGTCGACCGGCGCCCGTCACGGTGACGCGCCGCCTTTCGGCTTCGCGCCGATGAGAAACGAGGAAATCGAAACTTGCACCCGAACAACCGATCCCGAGCCGTCCGAGGCGACCAGTGAGCCGCGGCTACAATTCGAACAAGCGCCAGCGTGAGAACGAGAAGGCGAAGAAGAAGCGCGACAAGGCGATGCGTCGCCAGATGAAGCGCCACGACGGCCCCGCCGAGCTGGACGTCGTCGATCGCGAAGAGCTGATCGCGACGACGAGCCCGAGCGTCGAAGAGCTGATGGAGCAGATGGAGGCCCCCCGGAACACCGGCGGCGGCAACGCCATCCCGGCTCGTCTCTTCGTGGGTGGGCTCAGCTATGACACCACGGCGCAGACGTTGAAGAGCGCCTTCGAGGAGTTCGGCGAGGTCGCCGACGCCGTCGTCGTGACCGACCGCGGCACGGGCAACTCGCGAGGCTTCGGCTTCGTGACGATGGCCAACCGGCGCGACGCGCCGAAGGCGATCGACGGCCTGACCGACAGCGAGCTCGACGGCCGTCGCATCTTCGTGAACACGGCCACCGAGCGCTGAGGCGCGGGGGCGAGGCGACCAGGGCATGGAGGCGAAGACGCTTCTGCCCCTGGTCTTCCTCCTGAGCGCCTGCCACACGAGCGCGCCCACGGACGCTTCGGCTCCACGCGACGCGCGCGCCGATGCGGCGGCGACCGACTCCGGTCCGCCGCCGTTTTCGCTCGTCTTCCACGACGGGCGAAGCAACCGTCTCGACGCCGACGATCGACTGCCGGTCGACGTCGGCTGTCAGGGCGGCTCCCACGTCTTCGTGGGCGTGACCGTCGAGGACGCGCTGCGCGCGCCGACCCGCGTGGGGCTCTCGTTCCGCCTCGAGGGCGAGCCGCCCGGACCGCTCCTGGAGCTCGTGCCCGAGGAGCGCCGCCCGGGCCGGTGGGAGCTGCGCGACGTGATGCTGGTCTTCTCGGACGTCCGCGAGGAGATCGAAGGCTCGCGGCCGGCGCAGCTCACGGCGCGGGTCACGCTCGTCGGCGGAGAGGCCGTCGACCGCTCGGTCGCGCTCCGCGCCGTGCCAGGCGACGTGTGCGCGACGCCCTGCCGTTACGAGGACTTCCCCGGCGAGGCGCAGATCACCGAGGTCACGCCTCCCGACGCCGTGGGTTGCGCGCGCGAGGCGCACGGCGTGGCGTTCGACTTCGAGGGCGACGACGGCGCCGCCGCGAGCGCGTCCGCGTCCGTGTGGCTCGCCCCCGACTGCCGGCCGGAGCTGGGCGTGGTCGAAGGGGGCCGCGTGCGCGCGCTGCGGCGGCAGCTCGTCTCGGGGGCGTGCACGCCGACCCTCTGGTCGCTCGTGCTCGACGACGGCGCGTGCGGGGCGTGTCCGTGACGGGCTCCCGCGCCGCTCCGTTCAGATCGGAACCCAGCCGAGATAGGGGCCGCCGTAGCGGGTGTCGATCAGGTGCTCGAGGAGCGTGAGGTCCGTCGCGCCGCAGCCGCAGCGCGCGAGCGCGGCCCGCACCCCCTCCCGGGTGGTCCGCGAGCGGGTCGCCACGTCGTCGTCGGCGGCGACGGCCTCCGCGGCCGGCCGGCAGCTCGCGACCAGGGGCGCCATGGCCGCACGCCAGGCCTCGAGGCGATCGCCCGAGCGCATCTGGCGCGACACGACGTCGGCCGCCTCCGGGCGCGGCGGCGAGGGCGGGTCGAGGGGGCGGTAGACCACGCGGCGGAGCTGGATGAACGACGGCAGCGCGTCGAGCGCGAAGCGCGCGTCCTCGTCGCTCACGGTGGGCGGCGCGACCACGTAGGCGACCACGGCGCGCCCGAGATCGGCGGCCTCGAAGGAGGCGCGGAGCGAGTCGACGTCGGTGCCCACGAAGATCGGCCCGCCCTCGTCGATCGTGCGACCGTCGGCGACCTCGGGCCAGGCGATCGGGTCGCCGGCCACCGCGTCGAAGTCCAGCCCGACCGGGGCCTGCTCGAAGCGACGGGCCATCGACGCGAGGCGCGCGCGGCAGCTCCGGTCGATCTGATCGGGACGCCAGTCGTGCGCCTCCGGCCCCGGCATGCGGCCCGCGATGCGCTCGACGTGCGTGCGACGCCAGTGGCCCACCCGTCCGATCTCGGCGCCACCCTCGCCGCGCGACGCGACCCAGAGGGCGCTGGTCCCGTCGTGCTCGACCAGCAGCCCGTCCGCGACCCGCACGCGGAAGCGCTGGGTCAACTCTCCCCCCGCGAGCAGCCCCTCGCCCACCTCGGTCGCGGCGAGCACGCCCGTGACCTCGATGGTGGCCACGCCGCCGTCGATCTCCGAGATGCGCGCCGTCCGGCCGATCTCCACGGGCCCCGTCGGCAGCTCACGACGGATGGGCGTCATCTCCCACGGGTCGCCCACGCCGACCGGGTCGTAGGGGAAGGTCGGGCCGTCGGCCCAGGTGCGGGCCAGATCCGCCGCCGTCTCGACGTCGGCCGCGATCGGCTCCCGCACCAGCTGGTGCTGCGCGCCGAGGGCGAAGGTCACCTCGACGGCGCCGGGCACGTCGACGCGCGAGCCGCCCTCCCCGGCCAGCTTCACGTCGGCGTACTCCACGCGCAGGGCGTGCGCGGCGCCGTCCTCGGCGGCCCCCGGCTCCACCGCTTCCCGCACGAAGAGCGTGGCGGGCGCGCTGATCGTGCGGCCCGGCGCGTCCCCAGGGACCTCGCGCACGATGGCGTGGTAGCGGATGCGCGCGTTGACGGTGGGGGTGTGTCGAAGGAGCACCTCCCCCTCCCCCGGCGCGCGCGGGCCCGTGCCTCCGCCGCAGGAGGGAAGGATCGCGAGGAGGCCGAGGAAGATGAACCGGAGGTGAGTGTCGAGGTGCCGCACGCTCCGCGAATATCGTCTGGCCTCCGAGAAGGCAAGACGCGGAACTTTTCCCGACGCCGCGCGTCCTCCTTCCCTGCATGGCCGCTTTTCGGGGAAATGGTTTGGCTCCAAGGTTCGTTCGACCGGTGCACGTCCAAGGACCATCATGAGTGAACGCACCGGGATCCGACCGAGCCTCTGGCTCCTCAGCGCGGTCTTTCTGCTGGGCGCGGGGCTCACGGTGTGGGTGGTGCTCGACGGCGCGTCCGCCCGGCGCGCGGCGGCCGAGCGCGCCCGGATCGACGAGGACGCGGAGCGGCGCGCGGAGCGGCTCCGGGCCGACCGAGATCGAGCCCGGGCCGGCGGCTCCCCGAGCTCCGGCGGCAGCTACACCCACCACGACTGGGGGCGCGAGACCGATCTCCAGCGCCAGATGGCCCTGGACCTGCCGGGCCCGAGCTTCTGGCAAGACGGGGCGACCGAGCGCGGGCGCGACCCGCAGCTCTTCGCGATGTGGCGCTCGTTCGCCGCGATGGCGCAGGACGGCGAGCCCCCGCTGCCCTTCGAGCCCACCGCGCATCGCGCGCAGATGATCGACGCGGAGGGCGACGTGAACGCGGCGCCCGAGAGCTGCCAGGTGCGCGTGCTCCCCGTCGCCGCCGGCTCCTTCAACTGCGTGGTCCGCGTGGTGTGCGACGGCGCGGTGCTCTATCCGAACGAGCGCCAGACGGCGGGCTACGTGCCCTGCGAGCTGGACGAGCGCGGCCGGCCGGTGCGCGCGGTCGACGACGGCCAATCCGACCACGACGGGGATCCGCTGGTCGACATGGATCTCCAGAACGGCACGATCACCGTCGAGGACTTCGCGCCCGACGGCCAGCGCCGCTACCGCGCGACGCTCCGAATCCACAGCTGAGCGGCCACGCGAGGGCGAACAGTCCCCACGCAGACGAGGGAGAGCCCGGCGCCGCGGCGCAGCCGCCTCTCGCGACGGGCGCGCGCGGGGGCTCGGCCTCGACTGGATCGGTGGGTGACGCGTCCGTCTCCACGAGCGCCTCGACGGGCGCCTCGACCATGCGCGGCTCCGAGAACCAGTCCGCGGGCGGCCGCGACCCCGCCATCACGCCGAGCGAGGGAAGATCCTCGAGGAGCGCCTCTCCCGGCCAGATCGGCGGCCCGTCCGGATCGGCGCCCGTCGCCCACGCCTCGCTGACCCGCGACTGCTCGCGCACACCGCCGCAGCGCTCGTCGGAGTGGCTCACCGTGAAGGACGACCGAAAGACGTCGTGACTCCGAGAGACCTGCCACGCGAGCGGCCAACCCACGCGCAGCCGCTCCGACGCGACCCGCAGCCGGAGATCGTCGTCGAGGTCGGACCCGTAGCGGTGTCGGATCCGGGTCAGGGTCCAGTGACGCATCCTCCGCCAGGACCCCCGGTCCTCCTCGCTCGTGACCCGCCCCAGCCCCATCGCCCAGAGCGTGCCGTAGGGGATCCCGCCGCCGAGGCCGCGCACGTCCTCGGTGATCGTCGCGCCGGGGTGTCGCCGGAACTGCACCTCCAGGAGCCCCTCGTAGAGACGCTCGAGCCCCCCCGCGTACTCGCGTCGGAGCGCGAGCCCGGTCGGCGCGATCAGGGCCGGGCGGTTGGCGACCTCGTAGCGCCCCGCGTCCGAGAGCACATACAGCAACAGCTCCTGCTCTCCGGGGCTGTTGAGGGTGCCGAGCCGCACGGGGACGACGAGCTCCTCCGACTCGAGCTCGATCTGGACGGGTGAGAGCACCATTTGGCCGTCCACGCGCTCGGCGCGCGCCGGGTCGACCTGGAGCAGCAAGAAACGATGCCCCGTCTCGATGTAGGCGCGGAGCGCCGAGCGCGCCTCGTCCGGGAGCGCGAGCCCCCGCCCCCGCAAGAAGTCGAGGAGCCCCACCGACTCCGAGGCGCTCAGCACGGTGACGTCGTACGCGTCCGTCTCCCACTCGTCCTCGATCTCGACGGGCGGCAGCTCCATCGGCGCGACGCCGGTTCGACCCGCGCCGCCGAGCAGCCCCCGCCCGCGGCGACGCATGTTCGGATCACATCGACCGAAGTCGTGCACGAGACGCGGCGAGGTCGCGCGGTCGACGCGCCGGAAGTGCTCGCCCGAGACGGTGCGCACCTGGCGGCGCGAGATGGCGCTGGGTACGGGCACGACGATCGAGAGCGCCGCCTCCGGCCCCTCGTATTGCGCCTCGATGGTCATGATGGTGCGCGTGCCGCGCCGCACGAGGAAGACCGCCGTCGCCGGGTTGTAGGCCGGGGCGTCCGTCACGGACGACGGCGGCGGTATGTACATGCACGACGCGCGCGCGGCGGAGGGAGGCGCGAGCAGCGCGAGGAGCAAGGCGGCGAGCTGGCTGGCGAGGGCGAGACGAGTCATGCACGCGTGTGCCCACGGGGCGGCGAACCGTGACCGTCGACCGCGGCGAGCCATCGAAAGACGGGGGGCGAAGTTCCCCGACGGGCTGCTACTATGAGCGCCGGGCCGAGGCGCCCGAGACGATGACTTCGATGGCTTCCACGGACGACCAGGCGCTTCAGTCGCTCGGGCCGCAGCTCCCCTACGCCATGGGGCGCTTCACGCTCTGCAAGGAGATCGGCGCGGGCGGCATGGCCACGGTCTACCTGGGCAAGATGCGCCTGGCCGCCGGCCTCGACCGCATGGTCGCGCTGAAGACCATCCACAGCCACCTCGCGAAGGAGCAGACCTTCGTCGACATGTTCCTCGACGAGGCCAAGATCGCCTCGCACATCAGCCACCCCAACGTCTGCAGCGTCTACGACTTCGGCTCCGTCGGCGGCATCTACTACATGGCGATGGAGTACCTCTCCGGGGTGCCCCTGTTCGACTTCGTCAACGCCATCGCCGAGTCGGACAACGAGGACCTGAAAGAGGCGCTGCCCTTCATCGCGGCCCGCATCATCGCCGACGCCTGCGAGGGGCTGCACGCCGCGCACACGCTCACGGGCCAGGACGGCGGCCAGCTCCAGGTCGTGCACCGCGACGTCTCGCCGCAGAACCTCTTCGTGACCTACGACGGCGCCACCAAGGTCGTCGACTTCGGCTGCGCGAAGGCCCTCGAGCGCGTCACGCAGACGAACACCGGCGTGATGAAGGGCAAGGTCTCCTACGCCGCGCCCGAGCAGCTCCAGGGCGAAGAGCTCGACGCGCGCGTGGACGTGTTCGCGCTCGGGGTGTGTCTCTGGGAGTGCCTGACGCTCCAGCAGCTCTTCCGGCGCGACACCGCCATCAAGACCGCGATGGCCGTGCTCGAGGAGGACATCCCCCGGGCGACGACGGTGGCGAGCTGGGTGCCGGAGCAGCTCGCGGACATCGCGGAGAAGGCGCTGCAGCGCA
The Sandaracinaceae bacterium genome window above contains:
- a CDS encoding DUF2330 domain-containing protein, giving the protein MTRLALASQLAALLLALLAPPSAARASCMYIPPPSSVTDAPAYNPATAVFLVRRGTRTIMTIEAQYEGPEAALSIVVPVPSAISRRQVRTVSGEHFRRVDRATSPRLVHDFGRCDPNMRRRGRGLLGGAGRTGVAPMELPPVEIEDEWETDAYDVTVLSASESVGLLDFLRGRGLALPDEARSALRAYIETGHRFLLLQVDPARAERVDGQMVLSPVQIELESEELVVPVRLGTLNSPGEQELLLYVLSDAGRYEVANRPALIAPTGLALRREYAGGLERLYEGLLEVQFRRHPGATITEDVRGLGGGIPYGTLWAMGLGRVTSEEDRGSWRRMRHWTLTRIRHRYGSDLDDDLRLRVASERLRVGWPLAWQVSRSHDVFRSSFTVSHSDERCGGVREQSRVSEAWATGADPDGPPIWPGEALLEDLPSLGVMAGSRPPADWFSEPRMVEAPVEALVETDASPTDPVEAEPPRAPVARGGCAAAPGSPSSAWGLFALAWPLSCGFGASRGSGAGRRARSPRR